In Cryptomeria japonica chromosome 1, Sugi_1.0, whole genome shotgun sequence, the sequence CAAGGCAATTTTTATGGGCAGGCAACTTGTCCTCCTCTAAATGGTGTCTTGTCAAGTGGAACTTGGTGTTTAGCCCGAAATagttgggtgggcttggcttaaggaaATCTTCATTATTTGGGGTGGCTTTGGCGGccaaattgtattggaggtggtgtgtggaaTATGACTGatgttgggctaggattttgtcttacaagtataTGTAGAGAATTctgaaggaggaaatcccaagatatccgcTTGTGGTAAAAGGTTCCACGATTTGGAGCACACTTAAGAAAGGGGCTGCTCTGATAAAGGAAGGTTTATTTTGGATCTATAAGAGGGGGGAAGAGGCATTTTGTTGGCCAGATTGTTGGGATGGCTACCCTTCCATTATTAATCAATTTCCTAATTTAATGAATCTTTTCCAAAGGCTCCTTGAGGtagggtggtctagagtgagcgactttaaatcaggttataggtatgggcaattgGAGATGGTGTGGTGGAAGGTGCCTAATGAATGGTCGGCTATTGGTTTGGAGGAAGATTGCGCtgagcttcatggcattttggctTGTAGACATTGTAGCCCTCTCAAGGATAGGGATAGACTAGCATGGTCTCTGAATCCTAAGGGTTTTTGAACTGTTGCCAGTGGATACCTAGAGTTGTTGACCCGTAGAATGGAGGGGAGGGAAGTTCATTGGTGGAAATATGTCTGGAATAAATTCTCTTGGCCAAAGTGCAATTCTTttgctttgaatagatgtctgacctgggacaatattcgcaagcggGGGTTTCATGGTCCCTCCATCTATGTTTTATGTGGTAATGGGGGGGAGGATTCTTCAcacttgttcttcagatgcccctttttGATGCAGATCTGActttactggtggggggtgtggaaacaCCCTTGTATTCATGCGAATTCTTTGGTGGATTTTTGGAGTAGTATGGGTAAGCCTCCCACTTTTTCCTCTTTTCTCCAGACTATGTGGCACATAGGTCTCATTTTCATACTTTGGTAGATCTGGTTAGAGAGGAACTAGAGGATTTTTTGGGAAGTCCGGCTAATAGTTCAACAAGTGTGGTATAGAATAATAGGAATGATctaggagatggtggaagctaaatgtgaggtgaattttcctctggatagaggagaggctGAAATTGTGAGTAGGATGGGTTTGCAGGAGTTGTCTCTTATTTTTTCTTGTGTCAGGAGAGGAagacgtgctatgaagaaggttcaaagggtgggaacaTGGTTGCCACCTCAAGATGATTTCTTAAAGATTGACATTGATGGCTCATCCTGGGGTAATCCAGGTCCTTCTGGGATTGGAGGTGTTGGTAGGGACCGattgggggaggtggttttcttcttttcagtgcaCAAAGGACAACAAGCtcataattttatggagggattatcAATTCTCTATGCTCTAGAGAGATCTTATGTGTTGGGGTGGCATAAGGCTATATGCGAATCAGACTCACAGATTATTGTTAATTTGCTAATTGAGCAGAAGGTGGTTGGGATTAATTGGCAGCTGGAAGGGATTGTTCACCAGATCTTGCAGGTCAGTGCCATTATGGATAAGGTGTCTTTCATacacattcctcatgaatggaatagagtggctgattgtttggctaagtgcaCTTCAAAACATGGTGATGaatggaaagttgagggttgggagaaTCTTTCCTAGGATTACTATCAGGATTTGCATAGGATCCTTGTTGAGGATATGGTTAGTTATGAAGTTGGATGACAACTTTATTTGCTTATAGTTCTTCCTTGGATCCTAGGGACTCTGGGCTTCTTTT encodes:
- the LOC131856937 gene encoding uncharacterized protein LOC131856937 translates to MGLQELSLIFSCVRRGRRAMKKVQRVGTWLPPQDDFLKIDIDGSSWGNPGPSGIGGVGRDRLGEVVFFFSVHKGQQAHNFMEGLSILYALERSYVLGWHKAICESDSQIIVNLLIEQKVVGINWQLEGIVHQILQVSAIMDKVSFIHIPHEWNRVADCLAKCTSKHGDEWKVEGWENLS